One stretch of Nitratiruptor tergarcus DSM 16512 DNA includes these proteins:
- a CDS encoding TrmH family RNA methyltransferase, with the protein MKNNDYQLSKQELREIKANRENFHSLPKHPIICVLDNLSNAYNIGVIIRLCEAFKIEKLYVCNKTRNLLLSKKVKKTALGTQKWLDIEHTTDTKKIINDLRNDGYTIIAVELTKKARQYNCIPLNAKVAYVFGNENYGLSQEVINCCDMAAFIPMYGMGNSLNVSTAAGIIIADAVLRLNCI; encoded by the coding sequence ATGAAAAATAATGACTATCAACTTTCAAAACAAGAGTTGAGAGAGATAAAAGCAAACAGAGAAAATTTTCACTCACTACCTAAACATCCAATAATTTGCGTATTGGACAATTTAAGCAACGCGTATAACATAGGAGTAATTATCAGATTATGTGAAGCTTTTAAAATAGAAAAACTGTATGTTTGTAACAAAACACGAAATCTTTTGTTAAGCAAAAAAGTGAAAAAAACTGCTCTTGGAACTCAAAAATGGCTTGATATTGAACATACCACAGATACAAAAAAAATAATAAATGACTTACGAAATGATGGTTATACAATAATTGCAGTAGAACTTACTAAGAAAGCACGTCAGTATAATTGTATTCCATTGAATGCTAAAGTCGCATATGTTTTCGGGAACGAAAACTATGGCCTTTCACAAGAAGTTATAAATTGTTGCGATATGGCTGCCTTTATTCCAATGTATGGAATGGGGAATTCATTGAACGTATCTACAGCAGCAGGTATTATTATTGCGGATGCTGTTTTAAGACTAAACTGTATATAG